The Pyrenophora tritici-repentis strain M4 chromosome 10, whole genome shotgun sequence genome contains a region encoding:
- a CDS encoding fibronectin type 3 and ankyrin repeat domain protein 1 translates to MPLYYAALLGFSTVTRLLLDAGADVNAQGGRYGNALQAASYKGHEQVVKTLLDQGADVNAQGRLDGDALYEASAGGHEQVVKMLLNAGADVNAQGGLDGDALYEASAGGHEQVVKMLLDAGAEVNARGVLYDNALQAASYKGHEQVVKMLLDAGAHQH, encoded by the coding sequence ATGCCGCTTTACTACGCAGCATTACTAGGCTTTAGTACTGTTACGAGACTGCTGCTTGACGCGGGTGCCGACgtcaacgcgcagggtggacgctacggcaacgcactgcaggcagcttcatACAAAGGCcacgagcaggtagtcaagacGCTGCTCGACCAGGGCGCCGACGTCAACGCGCAGGGTAGGTTGGACGGCGACGCATTGTACGAAGCTTCAGCTGGAGGCcacgagcaggtagtcaagatGCTTCTCAACGCGGGCGCCGACgtcaacgcgcagggtggGTTGGACGGCGACGCACTGTACGAAGCTTCAGCTGGAGGCcacgagcaggtagtcaagatGCTTCTCGACGCGGGCGCCGAGGTCAATGCGCGGGGTGTATTGTACGAtaacgcactgcaggcagcttcatACAAAGGCcacgagcaggtagtcaagatgctgctcgaTGCAGGTGCGCATCAACATTAG
- a CDS encoding Protamine-P2 multi-domain protein: MAQVTPNNAGAKNVGAGNGAQFITGGCVSDADCSSACCAQVESSGAGVCSGVAAALQNGKTGCGFSDPNADAVIAAAQAQVEKQGFKREVRLE, translated from the coding sequence ATGGCGCAAGTCACCCCCAACAACGCCGGCGCTAAGAACGTCGGTGCGGGCAACGGCGCCCAATTTATCACCGGCGGATGCGTCTCAGACGCCGACTGCAGCTCCGCCTGCTGCGCCCAGGTCGAGAGCAGCGGCGCGGGTGTATGCAGTGGAGTCGCAGCCGCGCTCCAGAACGGAAAGACTGGATGTGGATTCTCGGACCCCAACGCTGATGCTGTCATCGCAGCCGCACAGGCCCAGGTTGAGAAGCAGGGCTTCAAGAGGGAGGTCCGTCTCGAGTAG
- a CDS encoding glycosyl hydrolase, translated as MFVTRAIELMVIARCAFAQDVDYARFVNPFIGSEGAIPGYAYGGGDVFVGGAVPFGMVKLGIDTFEEPVNQSALNGGYTPKGHVTGISFMHQSGTGGGPKYGFPAQMPLTAIDGDVNLLDNRTYWQDRVGDDIATVGYFRTKLESGVQVELSASRHAGLHHYTYPSTSGKHVLVDFSHYLPHPTRSWDSQFYTGGEIDIQPDSSTYTGYTSIAGGWNIGAPVTVYVCGEFDSPPNDAKAFKGRNTFPVSRHFRTYDNGTTPWPTFTGSTARSGPMNDRVGAVFTWNNVTEVKSRVGISFMSVDKACAYKNSELSSWSIEKATQAARDEWNRDVFSKIRVDTSESANKTRLALLYSSLYFMHLIPSERVGENPLWESDEPYWDDFYTMWDLFRNQVSLWHLIQPSYYESMIRSLIDMFKHEGYMPDGRSGNYNGLVQGGSNADNVLADAYVKGLTGMINWTEGYAAVKKDADVLPFFDQNPVDPQGSLKEGRSALDDWIPLGYVSADRNTRAVSKTVEYSLNDFAVSQIAAGEAPGDRDLYLRRSAGWQLSWDPEAFSRNFTGFVMPRYANGTFHKTYNITNCGECNWGDESYEGTAFEYSFVIPHDISRVITLMGGPAHFETRLDYIFQPNTSGVDLGVNGLGITTINNVANEPDFQTPYFYNYLNKQWKSVERSRQLATDFYFNTTNGIPGNSDAGALNCWLVWQMLGLYPVVTTPVYLLESPWFDDINMTVNHDKTLRIRAEGLDDGDGRQGYYVQSVRINGIEWDRNWFKHEDADGIMTRGGEILFRLGPKRLLWETGDVPPSPGHQVVDVGQGAQL; from the exons ATGTTTGTGACACGAGCGATAGAGCTGATGGTGATTGCACGGTGCGCTTTTGCGCAAGATGTGGATTACGCACGTTTTGTGAACCCTTTTATTGGGTCTGAGGGCGCGATACCTGGATATGCGT ATGGCGGCGGCGATGTCTTTGTCGGCGGCGCTGTACCTTTTGGTATGGTAAAGCTAGGCATTGATACATTTGAAGAGCCCGTCAATCAGAGCGCATTAAACGGCGGGTATACACCCAAAGGACATGTAACGGGAATCAGCTTTATGCATCAATCTGGAACGGGAGGAGGACCAAA ATATGGGTTTCCGGCGCAGATGCCCCTGACTGCTATCGACGGCGATGTTAATCTGCTAGATAACCGGACGTACTGGCAGGATCGA GTTGGTGACGACATTGCAACAGTTGGATACTTTCGTACGAAGCTGGAATCAGGCGTCCAAGTCGAACTCTCAGCATCACGACACGCAGGATTGCACCACTACACCTATCCTTCTACATCTGGAAAACACGTGCTTGTAGATTTCTCGCACTACCTACCGCATCCGACACGATCATGGGACTCACAGTTCTACACTGGTGGCGAGATTGATATTCAGCCCGACTCTAGCACCTACACTGGCTACACTTCGATCGCGGGCGGTTGGAACATTGGCGCACCGGTTACCGTGTACGTGTGCGGAGAGTTTGACAGCCCACCCAATGACGCGAAGGCTTTCAAGGGCAGGAACACTTTCCCCGTCAGTCGGCACTTCAGGACATATGATAATGGTACAACGCCATGGCCTACATTTACGGGCTCGACTGCGCGATCGGGGCCAATGAACGACCGCGTTGGTGCTGTCTTCACCTGGAACAACGTCACGGAGGTCAAATCACGCGTCGGTATATCGTTTATGTCTGTAGACAAGGCCTGCGCGTACAAGAATTCGGAGCTTTCATCATGGTCCATCGAGAAAGCCACACAAGCCGCGCGGGACGAATGGAACCGCGACGTCTTCTCCAAGATCCGTGTCGATACGTCAGAATCTGCCAATAAGACCAGGCTAGCTCTTCTATACTCAAGCTTGTACTTTATGCATCTCATCCCTAGCGAGCGCGTAGGCGAGAACCCACTCTGGGAGTCAGATGAGCCGTACTGGGATGACTTTTACACTATGTGGGATCTCTTCCGCAATCAGGTTTCACTGTGGCATCTTATCCAACCTAGCTACTACGAGTCGATGATCCGGTCTTTGATTGACATGTTCAAGCATGAAGGATATATGCCCGATGGACGATCGGGTAACTACAATGGATTGGTGCAAGGAGGCTCAAATGCAGACAATGTACTCGCAGATGCCTATGTTAAGGGATTGACTGGTATGATCAATTGGACAGAGGGATATGCGGCGGTCAAGAAAGACGCTGACGTGCTCCCGTTCTTTGACCAGAACCCAGTAGACCCTCAGGGCTCGCTGAAAGAGGGACGTTCAGCGCTCGACGACTGGATACCACTTGGCTACGTTTCCGCAGACCGGAATACACGGGCTGTGTCAAAGACCGTAGAGTACTCCCTCAATGACTTTGCGGTGAGTCAGATCGCGGCTGGTGAAGCACCGGGCGACCGCGATCTATATCTCCGTCGCTCGGCAGGCTGGCAGTTGAGTTGGGACCCTGAAGCTTTCAGTCGAAACTTCACCGGTTTCGTTATGCCACGATACGCCAACGGGACATTCCATAAGACTTATAATATCACAAATTGCGGTGAATGCAATTGGGGAGACGAAAGCTATGAAGGAACTGCTTTTG AGTACTCCTTCGTTATACCTCACGACATATCCCGTGTGATAACCCTAATGGGCGGCCCCGCACACTTTGAAACGCGCCTCGACTACATTTTTCAGCCGAACACCTCCGGCGTTGATCTCGGAGTCAACGGTCTGGGCATCACGACCATTAACAACGTAGCCAACGAGCCGGACTTCCAGACCCCGTACTTCTACAACTATCTCAACAAGCAGTGGAAAAGCGTTGAACGATCCCGTCAACTTGCCACCGACTTTTACTTCAACACTACCAATGGGATACCAGGAAACAGCGATGCAGGTGCGTTGAACTGTTGGTTGGTGTGGCAAATGCTAGGTCTATACCCTGTTGTCACGACGCCTGTCTATCTCCTCGAAAGTCCGTGGTTTGACGACATCAATATGACGGTCAACCACGATAAGACACTCAGAATCCGCGCCGAGGGTCTAGATGACGGAGACGGCAGACAGGGCTACTACGTACAGAGCGTGCGCATCAACGGCATCGAATGGGACCGAAATTGGTTTAAGCACGAAGACGCGGATGGTATCATGACCCGCGGTGGAGAGATCTTATTCAGGCTCGGACCAAAGCGTTTGCTATGGGAGACGGGCGATGTACCACCGAGTCCTGGACATCAGGTTGTAGATGTAGGACAAGGCGCGCAGCTGTAA
- a CDS encoding SPS1, Serine-threonine protein kinase, which produces MPFLGAGKSGVVNGIDAERVLKRYHDDDGRETEHIVYKRLGSHPSIAKLLEIRTDGSIVLERGTPLRSICRGPSTNEIPIETKIRWLKQAAEGYQYLHSCGIIHGDVGSHNLILTKQDCIKLIDFEGCGVDGGGAMSCYEWFSYRPSMPRVSSDTDVFAFGCMIYELLTGRPPHYEFEGLDNQVEELYEAQQFPDTTDLSLGQLIRNCWNSNASSMADIIRELDAYPA; this is translated from the coding sequence ATGCCGTTCCTTGGGGCTGGAAAATCTGGGGTTGTTAATGGGATCGATGCAGAACGGGTGCTAAAGAGATATCACGATGATGACGGGCGGGAGACTGAGCATATCGTTTATAAGCGATTAGGTTCACATCCCAGTATCGCCAAGTTGCTGGAAATACGGACAGATGGATCTATCGTTCTCGAGCGAGGCACACCACTCAGAAGTATCTGCAGGGGCCCCTCTACCAATGAGATACCGATTGAAACCAAAATCCGCTGGTTGAAACAAGCAGCAGAAGGTTATCAATATCTGCACTCTTGTGGCATCATCCATGGTGACGTTGGGAGTCACAATCTGATTCTTACAAAGCAGGATTGTATAAAGCTTATTGACTTTGAAGGCTGTGGTGTTGACGGTGGAGGGGCGATGTCATGCTACGAATGGTTCAGCTATCGGCCCTCCATGCCTCGAGTGAGTTCAGATACTGACGTATTTGCATTTGGATGTATGATCTACGAACTTTTGACTGGAAGACCGCCGCATTATGAATTCGAAGGATTGGACAACCAGGTCGAAGAATTATACGAAGCTCAACAATTCCCAGATACAACTGATCTTTCTCTTGGCCAGCTAATCCGGAATTGCTGGAACAGCAACGCCAGCTCGATGGCCGATATTATTAGAGAGCTAGACGCTTATCCCGCTTGA
- a CDS encoding Virul-fac-BrkB multi-domain protein, which produces MNASASIRASYIRQARMSIIHETNFPTSIADTLVIPLEPRPASDEKLESFEKLDYAVHLEKTHRERDAEPQVFDVEKLAESSQAYAEACPINWNENKSIRVRLRTMFTVFPVRDPIYLVAVIFLLGSIDLVANAFFDLLPRLLPEEPKNELNEMIAVPTTVLIGSIFFFVAGIFDTFGALNADNATLGITKANPDKLIFRPALLGSPEFKWIQPWSKFKDLALTNVAFQAGLMVLFGGVIFMFAGIVDFPGLVPESDFGDLIVFGPQVIHGLLFLVANLMLAFCEQERWYKPKFSDADWQGAFLNAVGGAGFMMAGFFLFQGENGIGGIKAGISAMVGSWAFLIGSIIRLYVVMEFW; this is translated from the coding sequence ATGAACGCCTCAGCATCCATACGAGCATCATACATCCGCCAGGCGCGGATGAGCATCATTCATGAAACAAACTTTCCCACATCCATTGCAGACACTCTGGTAATCCCACTCGAGCCCCGACCAGCATCAGACGAAAAGCTGGAGTCCTTCGAGAAGCTTGATTACGCTGTACATCTGGAAAAGACCCACCGAGAGCGCGATGCCGAACCTCAAGTCTTTGACGTCGAGAAGCTCGCCGAAAGCAGCCAAGCATACGCTGAAGCTTGCCCCATCAACTGGAACGAAAACAAATCAATCAGGGTCCGATTGAGAACAATGTTCACCGTTTTCCCTGTGCGCGACCCTATCTACCTCGTCGCCGTCATCTTCCTCCTAGGATCCATCGACCTGGTTGCCAACGCCTTCTTCGACCTCCTCCCACGTCTTCTACCCGAGGAGCCCAAGAATGAATTGAATGAGATGATCGCCGTGCCCACCACCGTTCTAATTGGCTcaatcttcttcttcgtAGCCGGCATCTTCGACACCTTTGGCGCCCTCAACGCCGACAACGCCACCCTAGGAATTACAAAAGCAAACCCCGACAAACTCATCTTCCGCCCCGCCTTGCTCGGCTCCCCGGAGTTCAAGTGGATCCAGCCATGGTCTAAGTTTAAGGATCTCGCTCTCACAAACGTTGCTTTTCAAGCCGGTCTCATGGTTCTCTTCGGCGGTGTCATCTTCATGTTTGCAGGCATCGTCGACTTCCCCGGTCTCGTCCCCGAATCAGATTTCGGCGACCTCATCGTCTTCGGTCCTCAGGTCATTCACGGCCTGCTTTTCCTCGTTGCTAACCTCATGCTCGCATTTTGCGAACAGGAGAGGTGGTACAAGCCCAAGTTCTCAGACGCAGATTGGCAGGGCGCTTTCCTCAACGCCGTGGGTGGCGCAGGCTTCATGATGGCGGGGTTCTTCCTGTTTCAGGGAGAAAATGGGATTGGGGGTATTAAGGCGGGAATCTCTGCAATGGTGGGAAGTTGGGCGTTTCTCATCGGTAGCATCATTCGCTTGTACGTTGTTATGGAATTTTGGTAG